Proteins found in one Lepeophtheirus salmonis chromosome 9, UVic_Lsal_1.4, whole genome shotgun sequence genomic segment:
- the asrij gene encoding uncharacterized protein asrij isoform X1 produces the protein MVHLIKSQRGGMKLVDNYNYIYRVDQKSGEKTYWKCEYSKCKARLHTVMDVDKVNVCICKTVSEHSHPSNPSKTKMCDVKAKLKSEALSSPLSSRMLIEQMASSMDESTLSLMSNASNLARSVRSWRQRVNQSHPIPVGRCGYSIPQDYKFLKNGEQFLIFDSGEQDTDRILIFGAQDALEDLASSKYWACDSTFKCFPENYFQLCTLHMIVGHVSVPRLFILLPNKNEVTYIKLLTILKCINKSLCPETLMMDFEKTIINAFQTVFPLTGMTGCLFHMSKNIYRHIVNLGLNLRYSKDVDFNLKMKCFTALAFLPIPDVIDGFIELADDDDLPQEFISYFETHFIGGERGQGEGRRRVRPTFPIELWNVFSITMNHKIRTSDCMEAAHNGLQSSITTEHPNLWKLIDHLKREEGSAKKKKCELERGDNKIINKSRNATLQSVMSEYDPTQKVRYLKSISWNLHSF, from the coding sequence ATGGTGCATCTAATCAAAAGCCAACGGGGCGGAATGAAATTAGTggataattataactatatttatagaGTTGACCAAAAATCCGGGGAAAAAACATACTGGAAATGTGAATATAGCAAATGTAAAGCTCGACTCCACACTGTGATGGATGTTGACAAGGTCAATGTATGCATTTGCAAAACTGTAAGTGAGCACTCCCATCCGAGTAATCCGTCCAAAACAAAGATGTGTGATGTAAAAGCAAAATTGAAATCTGAAGCTCTGTCCTCACCATTATCTTCACGTATGTTAATTGAACAAATGGCATCCAGCATGGATGAAAGCACTTTATCCTTAATGTCAAATGCATCGAATTTGGCTCGAAGCGTTCGAAGCTGGAGACAACGAGTTAATCAATCTCACCCTATCCCTGTTGGAAGATGTGGATATTCTATTCCACAGGATTACAAATTCCTCAAAAACGGAgaacaatttttaatctttgaTAGTGGTGAACAGGATACTGAcagaatattgatttttggagCTCAGGATGCATTGGAGGACCTTGCTTCAAGTAAATACTGGGCCTGTGACAGTACATTCAAATGCTTTCCTGAAAACTATTTCCAACTTTGTACCCTACATATGATCGTCGGACATGTATCCGTACCAAGATTATTTATCCTACTCCCAAATAAGAATGAAGTTACATACATTAAACTgttaactattttgaagtgtataaataaatcattatgcCCTGAAACATTGATGATGGATTTTGAGAAGACAATTATTAATGCATTTCAAACTGTGTTTCCTCTAACAGGGATGACTGGATGTTTGTTTCATATGTCCAAAAATATCTACCGACACATTGTAAACTTGGGCTTAAATTTAAGATACTCTAAAGACGttgactttaatttaaaaatgaagtgTTTCACTGCTTTAGCGTTTTTGCCGATTCCGGATGTAATTGATGGGTTTATTGAGCTGGCGGATGATGATGATTTGCCCCAGgagtttatttcttattttgagaCTCACTTCATCGGGGGTGAGCGAGGGCAAGGGGAAGGAAGAAGGAGAGTAAGGCCAACATTTCCAATAGAATTATGGaatgtattttcaattacaATGAATCATAAAATAAGAACAAGCGACTGCATGGAAGCTGCCCACAATGGTCTTCAGAGCTCCATTACAACTGAACACCCAAATCTCTGGAAGCTAATAGATCATTTGAAAAGAGAAGAAGGATCggctaaaaagaaaaaatgtgagTTGGAGCGGGgagataacaaaataattaataaaagtcgTAACGCCACATTACAAAGCGTGATGTCCGAATATGATCCTACTCAAAAAGTCAGATATCTTAAATCAATATCGTGGAACCtacattctttttaa